A window of the Schlesneria paludicola DSM 18645 genome harbors these coding sequences:
- a CDS encoding DUF1641 domain-containing protein yields the protein MAQPIRMSTVARDPRSELKSRLDAATTDHAEALLAALEVLQGLHDCGVLELLRGATGSSEKVLEIAVDAAKTPTSIRSIRNLILLVNMVGEIQPELLKAFTSTIPLALETISEHPEPPALWRLGLGLLRNPDSRRGIAALNTVLETFGRELAATRAEK from the coding sequence ATGGCTCAACCCATTCGAATGAGTACTGTCGCTCGCGATCCTCGGAGCGAACTCAAATCACGACTTGATGCTGCCACCACGGATCACGCTGAAGCACTGTTGGCCGCATTAGAAGTTCTGCAAGGCTTGCACGACTGCGGCGTATTGGAACTTCTTCGCGGCGCGACGGGATCCAGTGAAAAGGTTCTGGAAATTGCAGTAGACGCCGCGAAAACGCCAACCTCCATTCGCAGTATTCGAAATCTGATTCTCTTGGTGAACATGGTAGGCGAGATCCAACCGGAACTTCTTAAGGCATTTACATCAACAATTCCACTGGCTCTCGAGACGATTTCCGAGCATCCAGAGCCGCCAGCCCTCTGGCGATTGGGGCTAGGGCTATTGCGGAATCCAGACTCCAGACGAGGGATCGCGGCCCTCAACACCGTGCTCGAGACATTTGGTCGCGAACTCGCAGCAACACGTGCAGAGAAATAG